GGATAGCGCCGCGGCTGGTGGCTGATATTTCAGCTTTTACCTGATAAGTATCCAGAAATACGGAATAATAGCCCGGTTCTGCCGTTTCATTCTCGTGCGAGAAGGCAGAGGCATAGGCTAGTGTCTGGCTTTGAGGGTCGGTAGTCAGATATTGCTGTTTGCCGACGGTGGGCATGAGCAGTACGTCTCCGTAGTCGCAACAGCCTGTACCGCTGACGTGCGTATGAGAGAAACCATTGATGGTGGAGTCCGCATGATAATATCCCGAACAGGCATCCCAACCATCAATCCGTGTGTCCGGACTGGGCTGAATCATGCCGTGTGGAACTACTGCTCCGGGGAAAGTGTGTCCATGTCCGCCTGTCCCGATGAAAGGGTTGACATAAGCACTATAGTCTTTTACGCTAGTGGGGGCTGTGCAGGAGCTAAGTGTGAATATTCCTCCTAAACATCCTACTATTAGGAATGTTCTCAATTTCATGGTGTTAATAGCTTTTTAGTTCCGTCGGACCCTTCTCTCTTATTTGGGAGAAATAAAGATGTTGCTTCCGACAATTTTATAATCAATAGGGATAGAGTTCTGCAATGATTTCAATACAGATTCGATATCCGCTTTCCGTTTCAGTACACCGGAGTAGGTCTTGTTCGACTGAATGTCGGGAGACAAGATAATCTTCACGTCATAGAAACGTTCCAAAGCCTTGGTGATGGTGAAGATATCGGCTTTCTGGAACGGAATCAGGTTGTCGTGCCATACGGCGTCCATCTTGGCATCCACTTGCTTCACAGTCAGCCGTCCGTTGTTCTTGTTCAGTTCCGCACGCTGTCCGGGGGCGAGGATGATTTGTCCTTCTTCCTTGTTGCCTTTCACTTCAATTTCACCTTCAATCAGTGTCGCTTCCGCTATCCGGCAACGTTTGTCGCATTTGAAGTTGAACCTTGTCCCCAGTACACGTACACGCATGGCGTCGCTCTGTATGGTGAACGGCTTGTGACGGTTCTTGGTTACTTCGAAATAGGCTTCTCCTTCCAGATGCACGTTGCGCTCTTTCTCGGAAAACTCGCGCGGGTATTTTAATATTGCCGAGTTGTTCAACCAGACTTTGGTACCGTCCGGCAGGACAACTTCCTTCACGATGCCTTCGTTGGCGACGGCAACCATCATTTGCTGGTCGGTTCCGCTCTGATAGAACCAGTATCCGGCTCCGCCACCGATGACCAATATGGCAGCAATGGCAGCCGCGTATCTCATCCAGCGATGCATACGCAGTATTTTGTTCTGTTTTCCTTTTTCTTCGTCCAGCTTCTTGTAGAGCTGTTTTTCCGCACGTGCCATCCGTTGCCCGTCGGCATATTGATTGAATTTACCCAAATGATAAACCTCTTCCATGCGGAATAACTGCCGGGCATTTTCTTCCGATTCTTTCATCCAAGTATTTACTTCGACGAGTTCCTCTTCAGTGCATTGTCCTGTCAGATATTTGTTGATTATATCTTCACTCAGATTACTCATTTTCTTCTCCTTCATATTAATAATACAATTCAGAACACAAAAACACTTATCAATCTTGCCATAAAAATAAGAAAAGAATAATCCAAAGTGGATTGAGACGACTGCGCAAGTACTTCAAAGCCTTGTACATATGTGCTTCTACCGTGCGGAGTGAAACTCCGAGAGCGTCGGCTATCTCCTTGTTTTTCATGTCGTGAAGATAGCTGAGTTTGAAAACTTCCTTGCATTTGTCCGGCAGTTCGTTAATCGCGTCGTAGATTTCTTTGCGAAGCTCCCTGTCTTCAATCCGCTGAATCACTTCGTTGTTGTCCGGTTGATAGAACTCTGCACGCCTCTGGTTGATTTCTTCCATGGCGGCACAGTAACCGTCTTCCACGTTCCGGTGTTTCAGAACGTTGAGGGCACGGGTATAGACGGCACGATAGAGAAAGGCTTGAATCTGGTCGCCTATTTCTATGCTGTCTTTCCGTCTCCATAGCTCCACAAACACATCCTGTACCACATCTTCCGCATCTTCCTCGCCCACCAGGCGGGTGGCATAGAAGATGAGGCTGGGGTAGTACCTGCGGAATAACGTTTGGTAGGTTACATCGAAGTTTTCATTCATTCTCTCGATAGTTTAGTTCGGTTTTATTTATGGATTCTTTTCTTCAAAGATGACTCCTATTGCCTTGGGAGTCTCACCCATTTCGAACTCGACGGTAGCTCCGCTCATGATTTGCTCATGGGTGAGGTAGGTCTTGTCGTAGGGGTGTCCGTTCACTTTGATGGACTGAATATAGATATTCTTTTTGTTTACGTTGGGGGCAAGTACGGTGAAAGTCTTGCCGTTCGCCAGGTGCAACTGCATTTCCGGGAAGAGGGGAGTACCTATTTCATACTTTCCGCTGACGGGGTTTACGGGGTAGAATCCCATGGCGCTGAATACGTACCATGCCGACATCTGTCCGCAGTCTTCGTTGCCGCAAAGTCCGGCAGGCTCGTTTTTATAAAGCTCGTTCATTACTTTTGCTACGTAATATTGAGTCCGGTCGCTAAAGCCTATCGAGTTGAACAGGTAGATGACGTGATGGCTCGGTTCGTTGCCGTGCGCGTACTGGCCTATCATTCCCGTGCTGAAAAGCGGAAGTTCGGCATCCGCTGCCGGATGGTAGGTGAACATGCTGTCCAGTTTCTCGGCAAATCTGTTTTTACCGCCTACAAGGTCTATCAGTCCGTCAACGTCGTGTTGTACCGACCAGAAATATTGCCATCCGTTGCTTTCGCAGATGTGCGGGGTGTAGTCGTCGGCTTTGAAGTCCTTGATAAAGGCTCCCTTGTCGTCACGTGGCTGCATGAAAGAGGTGGCGGGGTTGTAGACGTTCTTGTAGTTCTGCGAACGTTTGTAGAACGTGTCGGCGA
The DNA window shown above is from Bacteroides faecium and carries:
- a CDS encoding FecR family protein, which codes for MKEKKMSNLSEDIINKYLTGQCTEEELVEVNTWMKESEENARQLFRMEEVYHLGKFNQYADGQRMARAEKQLYKKLDEEKGKQNKILRMHRWMRYAAAIAAILVIGGGAGYWFYQSGTDQQMMVAVANEGIVKEVVLPDGTKVWLNNSAILKYPREFSEKERNVHLEGEAYFEVTKNRHKPFTIQSDAMRVRVLGTRFNFKCDKRCRIAEATLIEGEIEVKGNKEEGQIILAPGQRAELNKNNGRLTVKQVDAKMDAVWHDNLIPFQKADIFTITKALERFYDVKIILSPDIQSNKTYSGVLKRKADIESVLKSLQNSIPIDYKIVGSNIFISPK
- a CDS encoding RNA polymerase sigma-70 factor is translated as MNENFDVTYQTLFRRYYPSLIFYATRLVGEEDAEDVVQDVFVELWRRKDSIEIGDQIQAFLYRAVYTRALNVLKHRNVEDGYCAAMEEINQRRAEFYQPDNNEVIQRIEDRELRKEIYDAINELPDKCKEVFKLSYLHDMKNKEIADALGVSLRTVEAHMYKALKYLRSRLNPLWIILFLFLWQD